One Microbacterium sp. No. 7 genomic window carries:
- a CDS encoding L-aspartate oxidase, which translates to MNAPHSTAPHSTTHERLISTSVLVVGTGGAGLRASIELAERGVQVLAVGKRRKHDAHTSLAAGGINAALGTMDPEDSWQQHAADTLRESYFLADPRIVEIVAKNAAQGIEDLERWGMPFAREADGRLSQRFFGAHLYRRTCYAGDYTGLEIQRTLLRRAQELQVPIVDTVYVTRLLVSDGRIFGAYGFDIVDGTPVVIHADAVILAAGGHNRIWRHTSSRRDENTGDSFRLAALAGARIRDAELVQFHPSGLLEPSDAAGTLVSEAARGEGGVLRNALGERFMERYDPERRELSTRDRVALANYTEIAEGRGTEKGGVYLDVSHLPREQILAKLPRVYRTLIDLQMLDITKQPIEVAPTAHYSMGGVWVSPETHGTGVDGLYAIGEAASGLHGANRLGGNSLIELLVYGRLTGGDAAEYVRGLTGLRRDPAAVAEARAEMQGLLTGGGEESPRLLQRSLRDLMTEHAGVVRSEQGLSEGLAKLDELESRVANLTAHPDIAGFDDLAHAFDLYGSLLAARATLECARERRETRGCHNRSDHPEQRDELRGSMVWSPAAGVVFEPVGEAPDSFRELARTQIDDSPVGKLAE; encoded by the coding sequence ATGAACGCACCCCACAGCACCGCGCCCCACAGCACCACGCACGAACGCCTGATCTCCACGTCCGTCCTCGTCGTCGGCACGGGAGGCGCGGGGCTCCGCGCCTCCATCGAGCTCGCCGAGCGCGGGGTGCAGGTGCTCGCGGTCGGAAAGCGGCGCAAGCACGACGCGCACACCTCGCTCGCCGCGGGCGGGATCAACGCGGCCCTCGGCACCATGGACCCCGAGGACAGCTGGCAGCAGCACGCCGCCGACACGCTGCGCGAGTCGTACTTCCTGGCCGACCCGCGCATCGTCGAGATCGTCGCGAAGAACGCGGCGCAGGGCATCGAGGACCTCGAGCGCTGGGGCATGCCCTTCGCCCGGGAGGCCGACGGACGCCTCAGCCAGCGCTTCTTCGGCGCGCACCTCTACCGGCGCACGTGCTACGCGGGCGACTACACGGGGCTGGAGATCCAGCGCACGCTGCTGCGGCGGGCGCAGGAGCTGCAGGTGCCGATCGTCGACACGGTCTACGTCACGCGCCTGCTGGTCAGCGACGGGCGCATCTTCGGCGCGTACGGCTTCGACATCGTCGACGGCACGCCCGTGGTCATCCACGCCGACGCGGTGATCCTCGCCGCGGGCGGCCACAACCGCATCTGGCGGCACACATCGTCGCGCCGCGACGAGAACACCGGCGACTCGTTCCGGCTCGCGGCGCTCGCGGGAGCGCGGATCCGCGACGCCGAGCTGGTGCAGTTCCACCCCTCCGGCCTGCTCGAGCCCTCCGACGCCGCGGGCACGCTGGTGTCCGAGGCGGCGCGGGGCGAGGGCGGCGTGCTGCGCAACGCGCTCGGCGAGCGCTTCATGGAGCGCTACGACCCCGAGCGCCGGGAGCTGTCGACGCGCGACCGCGTCGCCCTCGCCAACTACACCGAGATCGCAGAGGGCCGGGGCACCGAGAAGGGCGGCGTCTATCTCGACGTCTCGCACCTCCCGCGCGAGCAGATCCTCGCCAAGCTGCCGCGCGTCTACCGCACGCTCATCGACCTGCAGATGCTCGACATCACGAAGCAGCCGATCGAGGTCGCGCCCACCGCGCACTACTCGATGGGCGGGGTCTGGGTGAGTCCCGAGACGCACGGCACGGGCGTCGACGGGCTCTACGCGATCGGCGAGGCCGCGAGCGGCCTGCACGGCGCGAACCGGCTCGGCGGCAACTCGCTCATCGAGCTGCTCGTGTACGGCAGGCTCACGGGCGGCGACGCCGCCGAGTACGTGCGGGGCCTCACGGGGCTGCGACGCGACCCCGCGGCGGTCGCGGAGGCGCGGGCCGAGATGCAGGGTCTGCTCACCGGCGGCGGCGAGGAGAGCCCGCGCCTGCTCCAGCGCAGCCTGCGCGACCTCATGACCGAGCACGCGGGCGTCGTGCGCAGCGAGCAGGGGCTCAGCGAGGGGCTGGCGAAGCTCGACGAGCTGGAGAGCCGCGTCGCGAACCTCACGGCACATCCCGACATCGCGGGCTTCGACGACCTCGCGCACGCCTTCGACCTCTACGGGTCACTGCTCGCGGCGCGCGCGACGCTCGAATGCGCGCGGGAACGACGTGAGACCCGCGGATGCCACAACCGCTCCGACCACCCCGAGCAGCGCGACGAGCTGCGCGGAAGCATGGTGTGGTCGCCCGCCGCCGGCGTCGTCTTCGAGCCGGTCGGCGAGGCGCCCGACTCGTTCCGCGAGCTCGCGCGAACGCAGATCGACGACTCCCCCGTCGGCAAGCTTGCCGAGTGA
- a CDS encoding LysR family transcriptional regulator: MNLEQLRGFVEVAQTSHFTRAAERLHVAQPTLSRQVATLESELGVDLFHRTRGNVALTAAGERLLPLARRMLTDAETARSEMAELAGLQRGRVRLGATPTLCTSLVAEVLAEFHERHPGIHIEILERGSRSLIEALVDGALDLALIVTSVSSGAARAVLEREPVLSERLVVVSSAAQPDPFAGQDAVTLRRLAATPQIVFPENYDLRVAVDAALARAELTPAIAVEGAEMDAALRFAERGLGVAVVPAMVAVDRPALRVAPLADPSLARTVSVARRTDMAPTHAGAALRALIREVADRLAVPGTETSRLVSRVAG; encoded by the coding sequence ATGAACCTCGAACAGCTGCGAGGGTTCGTCGAGGTCGCGCAGACGAGCCACTTCACCCGCGCCGCCGAGCGGCTGCACGTCGCCCAGCCGACGCTCAGCAGACAGGTCGCGACGCTCGAGTCCGAGCTCGGCGTCGACCTCTTCCACCGCACGCGCGGCAACGTCGCCCTCACGGCGGCGGGGGAGCGCCTGCTGCCGCTCGCGCGCCGCATGCTCACGGATGCCGAGACGGCGCGCAGCGAGATGGCGGAGCTCGCCGGCCTGCAGCGCGGCCGCGTGCGACTGGGAGCGACCCCCACCCTGTGCACGAGCCTGGTCGCCGAGGTGCTCGCCGAGTTCCACGAGCGGCATCCCGGCATCCACATCGAGATCCTCGAGCGCGGCTCGCGCAGCCTCATCGAGGCGCTCGTCGACGGCGCCCTCGACCTCGCGCTCATCGTGACGAGCGTGTCGTCGGGCGCCGCCCGTGCCGTGCTCGAGCGCGAGCCGGTGCTGAGCGAACGCCTCGTCGTGGTCTCGTCGGCGGCGCAGCCCGACCCGTTCGCCGGCCAGGACGCCGTCACCCTGCGCCGGCTCGCCGCGACCCCGCAGATCGTCTTTCCGGAGAACTACGATCTGCGGGTCGCCGTCGACGCCGCCCTCGCGCGTGCGGAGCTGACGCCCGCGATCGCCGTCGAGGGGGCGGAGATGGATGCCGCGCTGCGCTTCGCCGAGCGCGGCCTCGGCGTCGCGGTCGTGCCGGCGATGGTCGCCGTCGACCGCCCCGCCCTGCGCGTCGCGCCCCTGGCCGACCCCTCGCTCGCCCGCACGGTCAGCGTCGCGCGCCGCACCGACATGGCCCCGACCCACGCGGGTGCGGCGCTGCGCGCCCTCATCCGCGAGGTCGCCGACCGCCTCGCCGTGCCCGGCACCGAGACCTCGCGCCTCGTGAGCCGCGTCGCGGGCTGA
- a CDS encoding ABC transporter permease, which produces MTAMPVPALRPRVGGLVAERVFVTRSLRHSLRDGESLLMAITLPVMLMLLFTFVFGGALDPAGGYVDYIVPGIVLLCAGFGASSTAVYVANDMKTGIIDRFRTMPLRAGAVLTGHVVASLLRNLLATGVVIGVAFALGFRPTASPAEGLGAIALIALYILAITYLFAAIGLAAGGPEAANGYGFILLFLPYLSSAFVPVSTMPAWLQPVAQHQPITPIVETIRGLLLGAPLGTNPWWALLWCTAVLVVAVAWGAWLFRRRAGRR; this is translated from the coding sequence ATGACCGCGATGCCCGTCCCCGCGCTCCGTCCCCGCGTCGGCGGCCTCGTCGCCGAGCGCGTCTTCGTGACGCGAAGCCTGCGGCACTCGCTGCGCGACGGCGAGTCGCTGCTCATGGCCATCACGCTGCCGGTCATGCTCATGCTGCTGTTCACGTTCGTGTTCGGCGGTGCGCTCGACCCGGCGGGCGGCTACGTCGACTACATCGTGCCGGGCATCGTCCTGCTGTGCGCCGGCTTCGGGGCGTCGTCGACGGCCGTCTACGTCGCGAACGACATGAAGACGGGCATCATCGACCGCTTCCGGACGATGCCGCTGCGCGCCGGCGCCGTGCTCACGGGCCACGTCGTGGCGAGCCTGCTGCGCAACCTGCTCGCGACCGGCGTCGTCATCGGCGTCGCGTTCGCCCTCGGCTTCCGGCCGACGGCGTCGCCCGCGGAAGGGCTCGGCGCGATCGCGCTCATCGCGCTGTACATCCTCGCGATCACCTATCTGTTCGCCGCGATCGGCCTGGCCGCAGGCGGCCCCGAGGCCGCGAACGGATACGGCTTCATCCTGCTGTTCCTGCCCTATCTGTCGAGCGCCTTCGTCCCCGTGTCGACGATGCCCGCGTGGCTGCAGCCGGTCGCGCAGCACCAGCCGATCACGCCGATCGTCGAGACCATCCGCGGGCTGCTCCTCGGCGCGCCGCTCGGCACGAACCCGTGGTGGGCGCTGCTGTGGTGCACCGCCGTGCTCGTCGTCGCGGTCGCGTGGGGCGCCTGGCTGTTCCGCCGCCGCGCGGGACGGCGCTAG
- a CDS encoding ATP-binding cassette domain-containing protein — translation MTDDRSAVVVRGLRKAFGRHVVLDGLDLDVARGEILALLGPNGAGKTTTIGVLTTLVAPDEGTVRILGTDVVRDPATARRRISLTGQSAAVDDALTGIENVVMLGRLSGLSSRAARARAAELLDRFDLADAASRRVATYSGGMRRRLDLALSFVVTPEVLFLDEPTTGLDTRSRRELWSVIRSLADAGVTVFLTTQYLEEADQLADRIAVLHDGRIVALGTPDELKAATGSDVVELRDAHGELLREVPTDSTVAGVRRALDALGAVEGVVSVRRPTLDDVFLALTAAPAEEVAA, via the coding sequence ATGACTGACGACCGTTCCGCCGTCGTCGTGCGGGGACTGCGCAAGGCGTTCGGGCGCCACGTGGTGCTCGACGGGCTCGATCTCGACGTCGCGCGCGGCGAGATCCTCGCGCTCCTCGGGCCCAACGGCGCGGGCAAGACCACCACCATCGGCGTGCTCACGACCCTCGTCGCGCCCGACGAGGGCACCGTCCGCATCCTCGGCACCGACGTCGTGCGCGACCCGGCGACCGCCCGGCGGCGCATCAGCCTCACGGGCCAGTCGGCCGCCGTCGACGACGCGCTCACGGGCATCGAGAACGTCGTGATGCTCGGCCGCCTCTCGGGGCTCTCGTCGCGCGCGGCCCGGGCGCGCGCCGCCGAGCTGCTCGACAGGTTCGACCTCGCAGACGCCGCATCGCGCCGCGTCGCGACCTACTCCGGCGGCATGCGCCGGCGCCTCGACCTCGCCCTGAGCTTCGTCGTGACCCCCGAGGTGCTCTTCCTCGACGAGCCGACGACGGGCCTCGACACCCGCAGCCGTCGCGAGCTGTGGAGCGTCATCCGCTCCCTCGCCGACGCGGGCGTCACCGTCTTCCTCACGACGCAGTACCTGGAGGAGGCCGACCAGCTCGCCGACCGCATCGCCGTGCTGCACGACGGCCGCATCGTCGCGCTCGGCACGCCCGACGAGCTGAAGGCGGCCACGGGCTCCGACGTCGTCGAGCTGCGCGACGCGCACGGCGAGCTGCTGCGCGAGGTGCCCACCGACAGCACCGTCGCGGGCGTGCGCCGGGCGCTCGACGCGCTCGGCGCCGTGGAGGGCGTCGTGTCGGTGCGCCGGCCCACGCTCGACGACGTCTTCCTCGCCCTGACCGCTGCGCCGGCCGAGGAGGTGGCGGCATGA
- a CDS encoding TetR/AcrR family transcriptional regulator: MDDAADLDLPRGIALAWGIAADPQRGPKREMSVERIVEAAVELADADGLSAVSMAAVAAKLGYTPMSLYRYVSAKDDLILLMLEEATGLPPEAAREGAWRAQLRALYDAQLQAYLRHPWALDIPISGSPTTPSTSAWMDAGLGALADTPLTHDERMSVLLLVTGQARWAGMIMAGYARMVRERQVDDGDIAQQEDALYRLLITADAYPHLRAAIDAGVFLDESDPFAFGLERSLDGVAAYIDAVSAAGARAQPSTWPGTDDGDIADDKRFREARKAVREAEKALREARRRERQEAREARERLERRRRDG; the protein is encoded by the coding sequence ATGGACGACGCCGCAGATCTCGACCTGCCGCGCGGCATCGCGCTCGCGTGGGGCATCGCCGCCGATCCGCAGCGCGGGCCCAAGCGCGAGATGAGCGTCGAGCGGATCGTCGAGGCGGCGGTCGAGCTCGCCGACGCCGACGGGCTGTCCGCCGTGTCGATGGCCGCCGTGGCCGCGAAGCTCGGCTACACGCCGATGTCGCTGTACCGCTACGTCAGCGCGAAGGACGACCTGATCCTGCTGATGCTGGAGGAGGCGACGGGGCTGCCGCCCGAGGCGGCGCGCGAGGGTGCCTGGCGCGCGCAGCTGCGGGCGCTGTACGACGCGCAGCTGCAGGCCTATCTGCGGCATCCGTGGGCCCTCGACATCCCGATCAGCGGCTCACCGACCACGCCGAGCACCTCGGCGTGGATGGATGCGGGTCTGGGCGCGCTCGCCGACACGCCGCTGACGCACGACGAGCGGATGTCGGTCCTGCTCCTCGTGACCGGACAGGCGCGGTGGGCGGGCATGATCATGGCCGGGTACGCGCGCATGGTGCGCGAGCGGCAGGTGGACGACGGCGACATCGCGCAGCAGGAGGACGCGCTCTACCGCCTGCTCATCACCGCCGACGCGTACCCGCATCTGCGCGCCGCGATCGACGCCGGGGTCTTCCTCGACGAGAGCGATCCCTTCGCGTTCGGGCTCGAGCGCAGCCTCGACGGGGTCGCGGCGTACATCGACGCCGTCTCCGCCGCGGGCGCTCGCGCGCAGCCGTCGACGTGGCCGGGGACCGACGATGGCGACATCGCGGACGACAAGCGCTTCCGCGAGGCGCGCAAGGCCGTGCGCGAGGCGGAGAAGGCGCTCCGTGAGGCGCGCAGGCGCGAGCGTCAGGAGGCCCGCGAGGCGCGCGAGCGCCTGGAGCGCCGCCGCCGCGACGGGTGA
- a CDS encoding HNH endonuclease signature motif containing protein — MDLSTISVDPIGDLFADRAFRDAHFDALCRDHVDRARLIDEADLLCPVDATPDEAQEAFEGLFDIERIARRQRALVAEQDRVIDAVLTRAETDTVPWLGPDPALDPAWVDPRDRDVRTVRRHRVQLAVRAAAADLATRLRLSENAVRSRGHRARVLSRRCPVLWSRYLGGDICEQNAATVATLADSLPDRMPHAWQRFDETLADAAAALTPGRFRTRARAVRERVHPTSLGERHARAMGDRAVWIAPELDGMATLTALLPATGAHAIDNLLERHARHLAARPDEHRTSAQLRADAFCDLLTTLVPPVDASSADRPAAPAPAATVHLTIPALSLLGRSDEPATLDGYGPIDIDTARDLAATATSLVRVLTHPVTGTVVDIDRTAYRVPADLRRWLRVHHPTCVFPGCRTPADRCDIDHRTRWADGGTTSAENTAPVCRSHHVLKEETAWRMRRDPRTGEITWTSPTGNAIPCDPAPF; from the coding sequence ATGGATCTTTCAACGATATCCGTCGATCCGATCGGCGACCTGTTCGCCGATCGCGCGTTCCGTGACGCGCACTTCGACGCGCTCTGCCGCGACCACGTCGACCGGGCACGGCTGATCGACGAGGCAGACCTGCTGTGCCCGGTCGACGCGACGCCCGACGAGGCGCAGGAGGCGTTCGAGGGACTGTTCGACATCGAGCGGATCGCGCGGCGGCAGCGAGCCCTGGTCGCAGAGCAGGATCGCGTGATCGACGCCGTCCTCACCCGGGCGGAGACCGACACGGTGCCCTGGCTCGGCCCCGACCCCGCTCTCGACCCCGCCTGGGTCGATCCCCGCGACCGCGACGTCCGCACCGTGCGTCGCCACCGCGTGCAGCTCGCCGTCCGCGCCGCGGCCGCCGACCTCGCGACGCGCCTGCGTCTGTCGGAGAACGCCGTCCGCTCCCGCGGCCATCGCGCACGGGTGCTCTCCCGGCGCTGCCCCGTGCTGTGGTCACGATATCTCGGCGGCGACATCTGCGAGCAGAACGCCGCCACGGTCGCGACCCTCGCCGATTCGCTCCCCGATCGCATGCCCCACGCATGGCAGCGGTTCGACGAGACCCTCGCCGACGCCGCGGCCGCGCTCACGCCGGGGAGGTTCCGCACCCGTGCGCGAGCCGTTCGCGAACGCGTGCACCCGACGTCGCTCGGCGAGCGCCACGCCCGCGCGATGGGCGACCGCGCCGTGTGGATCGCGCCCGAGCTCGACGGCATGGCCACGCTCACGGCGCTCCTGCCCGCCACCGGCGCGCACGCGATCGACAACCTCCTCGAACGCCACGCCCGCCACCTCGCGGCACGACCCGACGAGCACCGGACGAGCGCCCAGCTCCGCGCCGACGCGTTCTGCGACCTGCTCACGACGCTCGTGCCGCCCGTCGACGCGAGCAGCGCCGACCGGCCGGCCGCACCGGCACCCGCCGCGACCGTGCACCTCACGATCCCCGCCCTCAGCCTGCTCGGCCGCTCCGACGAGCCCGCCACCCTGGACGGCTACGGTCCCATCGACATCGACACCGCCCGCGACCTCGCCGCGACGGCCACGAGCCTCGTCCGGGTGCTCACGCACCCCGTCACGGGAACGGTGGTCGACATCGACCGCACCGCCTACCGCGTCCCCGCCGACCTGAGACGCTGGCTCCGCGTCCACCACCCCACGTGCGTCTTCCCCGGATGCCGCACGCCCGCAGACCGCTGCGACATCGACCACCGCACGCGCTGGGCCGACGGCGGGACGACGTCCGCCGAGAACACGGCACCGGTCTGCCGATCGCACCACGTCCTCAAAGAGGAGACCGCGTGGAGGATGCGCCGGGACCCGCGCACCGGGGAGATCACCTGGACGAGCCCGACCGGCAACGCCATCCCCTGCGACCCGGCGCCCTTCTAG
- a CDS encoding lytic transglycosylase domain-containing protein, which yields MSDPPRIRPPRLRWMLPALVVAMMLGGGALLAAAAVTSIGGLDRAGDPEEPRVATAPTETAAPAPTRTPASASAPVSGIPIAELADPAWTQRIAAAGDIPERAMAAYAGAALAVAGTHPACGLGWNTLAAIGLVETLHGSMHGATLHADGTVLPAIVGIALDGDGTIPVPDTDGGAIDGDAVWDRAVGPMQFIPSTWALAAQDGDRDGVTDINQIDDAVLAAAVHLCEVGGDLTQPENWIAAVSAYNPSLDYNHRVAAAANSYATLE from the coding sequence ATGTCCGACCCTCCGCGCATCCGGCCGCCACGGCTCCGCTGGATGCTGCCCGCGCTCGTCGTCGCGATGATGCTGGGCGGCGGTGCGCTGCTCGCCGCCGCGGCCGTGACCTCGATCGGCGGCCTCGACCGGGCCGGCGATCCCGAGGAGCCGCGCGTGGCCACGGCGCCGACCGAGACGGCCGCCCCCGCACCGACGCGTACGCCGGCGTCGGCCTCCGCCCCGGTCTCCGGCATCCCGATCGCCGAGCTCGCCGACCCGGCCTGGACGCAGCGGATCGCCGCGGCGGGCGACATCCCCGAGCGCGCGATGGCGGCCTACGCGGGCGCCGCCCTCGCGGTCGCCGGGACGCACCCCGCGTGCGGCCTCGGCTGGAACACGCTCGCCGCGATCGGGCTCGTCGAGACGCTGCACGGCAGCATGCACGGCGCGACGCTGCACGCCGACGGCACCGTGCTGCCGGCGATCGTCGGCATCGCCCTCGACGGCGACGGCACGATCCCCGTCCCCGACACCGACGGCGGCGCGATCGACGGCGACGCGGTCTGGGACCGCGCCGTCGGGCCCATGCAGTTCATCCCGTCCACGTGGGCGCTCGCGGCGCAGGACGGCGACCGCGACGGCGTGACCGACATCAACCAGATCGACGACGCCGTCCTGGCCGCCGCCGTGCACCTGTGCGAGGTCGGCGGCGACCTCACGCAGCCCGAGAACTGGATCGCGGCCGTGAGCGCCTACAACCCCTCGCTCGACTACAACCACCGGGTCGCCGCCGCGGCGAACTCCTACGCGACGCTGGAGTGA
- a CDS encoding MarP family serine protease: MFDILLVILLVVALVAGLRAGFFSAIGTVCGLIAAGLVAPWVLPFVAGLVTDRAWHGITVVGSAIVLLALGAAIGGAIGRVIRSGADKLRLKGIERLLGGVVSLVAATLVLSLTAAGIASAGIPVLSAAAASSTVLRTIDRITPAPLAEAMARLHSAVLGDTVLPTIDGLLDDGELAPAPDLGSIDTDDPALAAAAGSVARVSGIAHQCGTIASGTGFVIAEDRIVTNAHVVAGVDTPLVELPGEPARDGRVIYFDPVDDLAVIAADVDAAPLPLADALVPGDAAVVQGYPYGGPFQTVPAGVIWSGSAPIGDIYGSATADRAIYSLQAEVHPGNSGGPVLTASGAVAGVVFARDEVRADVGYAMTNDELRPVLDALDGSDDAVATGVCLAA, translated from the coding sequence GTGTTCGACATCCTTCTCGTGATCCTGCTGGTCGTCGCCCTCGTCGCGGGCCTGCGCGCGGGGTTCTTCTCGGCGATCGGCACCGTGTGCGGTCTCATCGCGGCGGGCCTCGTCGCCCCGTGGGTGCTGCCCTTCGTCGCGGGCCTCGTGACCGATCGTGCGTGGCACGGCATCACCGTCGTCGGCAGCGCGATCGTGCTGCTCGCGCTCGGCGCGGCGATCGGCGGCGCGATCGGCCGCGTCATCCGCAGCGGCGCCGACAAGCTGCGGCTGAAAGGCATCGAGCGCCTGCTCGGCGGCGTCGTCTCGCTCGTCGCGGCGACCCTCGTGCTCTCGCTCACGGCCGCGGGCATCGCGTCGGCCGGCATCCCCGTGCTCTCCGCGGCCGCGGCGTCGTCGACGGTGCTGCGCACGATCGACCGCATCACGCCGGCGCCGCTCGCCGAGGCGATGGCGCGGCTGCACTCCGCGGTCCTCGGCGACACGGTGCTGCCCACGATCGACGGCCTGCTCGACGACGGCGAGCTCGCCCCCGCGCCCGACCTCGGATCGATCGACACCGACGATCCCGCCCTCGCGGCGGCGGCCGGCTCGGTCGCGCGCGTCTCCGGCATCGCGCACCAGTGCGGCACGATCGCGAGCGGAACCGGCTTCGTCATCGCCGAGGACCGCATCGTCACGAACGCGCACGTCGTCGCCGGGGTCGACACGCCCCTCGTCGAGCTGCCGGGCGAGCCGGCGCGCGACGGCCGCGTGATCTACTTCGACCCGGTCGACGACCTGGCCGTCATCGCCGCCGACGTCGACGCCGCGCCGCTGCCCCTCGCCGATGCGCTCGTGCCGGGGGATGCCGCGGTCGTGCAGGGGTACCCGTACGGCGGGCCGTTCCAGACGGTTCCCGCGGGGGTGATCTGGAGCGGCTCGGCGCCGATCGGCGACATCTACGGGTCGGCCACCGCCGACCGCGCGATCTACAGCCTGCAGGCCGAGGTGCACCCCGGCAACTCCGGGGGCCCCGTGCTGACGGCGTCGGGCGCCGTCGCGGGCGTCGTGTTCGCCCGCGACGAGGTGCGCGCCGACGTCGGCTACGCGATGACGAACGACGAGCTGCGTCCCGTGCTCGACGCGCTCGACGGCAGCGACGACGCCGTGGCCACGGGCGTCTGCCTCGCGGCGTAG
- a CDS encoding GTP-binding protein, whose translation MTQIDVIAVVGSCGAERQRHAERLAETTGRMLVSARRLALSPDPVDEAAALASWADTPAGAVLEFPHETLTTEVIGALAAPDATTRLLDVVCVADASHLLDDLRRETYARRLAPPWWHPSPPQYVAHAMLTVTQLEYASVIVLVNWEPLPTATLSTVMSLISHLAPHARLRLQRDGAGQWPAGPPYTPAQTRAGWLGILSDDFDPHMTDPRVRAMRYENVRPLHPGRLERLLDDRIEPGELGTVIRSAGFCRFATRPHLVGRWEHVGSMISFEPLGGDDLVADDDELLAVGQDLAFIGIDLDRDALAAALDATALTDEELAAGPAAWAGFADPFPTWVPATRPAE comes from the coding sequence ATGACCCAGATCGATGTGATCGCCGTCGTGGGCAGCTGCGGCGCCGAGCGGCAGCGTCACGCCGAGCGGCTGGCCGAGACGACGGGACGCATGCTCGTCTCGGCGCGACGGCTCGCCCTCTCGCCCGACCCGGTCGACGAGGCCGCGGCCCTCGCCTCGTGGGCCGACACACCCGCCGGCGCCGTGCTCGAGTTCCCGCACGAGACGCTGACGACCGAGGTGATCGGCGCGCTCGCGGCGCCGGACGCCACGACCCGGCTGCTCGACGTCGTGTGCGTCGCCGACGCCTCGCACCTGCTCGACGACCTGCGCCGCGAGACGTACGCGCGACGCCTCGCCCCGCCGTGGTGGCATCCCTCTCCCCCGCAGTACGTCGCGCACGCCATGCTCACGGTGACGCAGCTCGAGTACGCGTCGGTCATCGTCCTCGTGAACTGGGAGCCCCTGCCCACCGCGACGCTCTCCACGGTGATGTCGCTCATCAGCCATCTCGCGCCGCACGCGCGCCTGCGGCTGCAGCGCGACGGCGCGGGCCAGTGGCCCGCCGGCCCTCCGTACACGCCCGCGCAGACGCGCGCGGGCTGGCTCGGCATCCTGAGCGACGACTTCGATCCGCACATGACCGATCCGCGCGTGCGCGCGATGCGCTACGAGAACGTGCGCCCGCTGCATCCCGGCCGGCTGGAGCGCCTGCTCGACGACCGCATCGAGCCGGGCGAGCTCGGCACCGTGATCCGCTCGGCGGGGTTCTGCCGGTTCGCGACGCGCCCGCACCTCGTCGGCCGCTGGGAGCACGTCGGGTCGATGATCTCGTTCGAGCCGCTCGGCGGCGACGACCTGGTCGCCGACGACGACGAGCTGCTCGCCGTGGGGCAGGACCTCGCGTTCATCGGCATCGACCTCGATCGCGACGCCCTCGCCGCGGCCCTCGACGCGACGGCGCTCACCGACGAGGAGCTCGCGGCCGGCCCGGCCGCGTGGGCGGGCTTCGCCGACCCGTTCCCCACGTGGGTCCCGGCGACGCGCCCGGCGGAGTAG
- the ykgO gene encoding type B 50S ribosomal protein L36 has translation MKVRASIKSLKNQPGAQVVRRRGRVYVINKLNPRFKGRQG, from the coding sequence ATGAAGGTCCGTGCGTCGATCAAGTCGTTGAAGAACCAGCCCGGTGCGCAGGTCGTGCGCCGTCGCGGGCGCGTCTACGTGATCAACAAGCTCAATCCGCGGTTCAAGGGGCGGCAGGGGTGA
- a CDS encoding nuclear transport factor 2 family protein produces the protein MDAVERLVAVDEIEQMRMRLFRAIDFGDFETIAALLTDDVVVTSIDETGNGRPDNVVNGTDAFADFVRMIVGAAKVVHFATMPQIEVDDADHARGMWLVAGLLTGENRVFGYETMEDEYVRTETGWRVSRMTARAQAHL, from the coding sequence ATGGATGCTGTGGAGCGCCTGGTGGCGGTCGACGAGATCGAGCAGATGCGCATGAGGCTGTTTCGAGCGATCGACTTCGGAGACTTCGAGACCATCGCCGCACTGCTGACCGACGACGTCGTCGTCACCTCGATCGACGAGACCGGCAACGGCCGACCCGACAACGTGGTGAACGGCACCGACGCCTTCGCCGACTTCGTGCGCATGATCGTCGGCGCCGCCAAGGTCGTCCACTTCGCCACGATGCCGCAGATCGAGGTGGACGACGCCGACCACGCGCGCGGCATGTGGCTCGTCGCCGGCCTGCTCACGGGCGAGAACCGCGTGTTCGGCTACGAGACCATGGAGGACGAGTACGTGCGCACCGAGACGGGCTGGCGCGTGTCGAGGATGACGGCGCGGGCCCAGGCGCACCTCTGA